A single region of the Thermus hydrothermalis genome encodes:
- the rplE gene encoding 50S ribosomal protein L5, translated as MPLDVALKRKYYEEVRPELIRRFGYQNIWEVPRLVKVVVNQGLGEAKEDARILEKAAKELSLITGQKPAVTRAKKSISNFKLRKGMPIGLRVTLRRDRMWIFLEKLLNVALPRIRDFRGLSPTSFDGRGNYNLGLKEQLIFPEITYDMVDALRGMDIAVVTTAKTDEEAKALLELLGFPFRK; from the coding sequence AGGAAATACTACGAAGAGGTGCGGCCCGAGCTCATCCGCCGCTTCGGCTACCAGAACATCTGGGAGGTTCCCAGGCTCGTCAAGGTGGTGGTGAACCAGGGCTTGGGCGAGGCCAAGGAGGACGCCCGCATCCTGGAGAAGGCGGCCAAGGAGCTTTCCCTCATCACCGGCCAGAAGCCGGCGGTGACCCGGGCCAAGAAGTCCATCTCCAACTTCAAGCTCCGTAAGGGCATGCCCATCGGCCTCCGGGTGACGTTGCGGAGGGACCGGATGTGGATTTTCTTGGAGAAGCTCCTCAACGTGGCCCTTCCCCGCATCCGCGACTTCCGGGGCTTGAGCCCCACCAGCTTTGACGGGCGGGGCAACTACAACCTGGGCCTTAAGGAGCAGCTCATCTTCCCCGAGATCACCTACGACATGGTGGACGCCCTGAGGGGGATGGACATCGCGGTGGTCACCACCGCCAAGACCGACGAGGAGGCCAAGGCCCTTTTGGAGCTCTTGGGCTTCCCCTTCCGCAAGTGA
- a CDS encoding type Z 30S ribosomal protein S14 has protein sequence MARKALIEKAKRTPKFKVRAYTRCMRCGRARSVYRYFGLCRICLRELAHKGQLPGVKKASW, from the coding sequence ATGGCGAGAAAGGCGCTGATTGAGAAGGCCAAGCGGACCCCCAAGTTCAAGGTGCGGGCCTACACCCGTTGTATGCGGTGCGGGAGGGCCAGGAGCGTCTACCGCTACTTCGGTCTTTGCCGGATCTGCCTGCGGGAGTTGGCCCACAAGGGGCAGCTTCCCGGGGTGAAGAAGGCCAGCTGGTAG
- the rpsH gene encoding 30S ribosomal protein S8: MLTDPIADMLTRIRNATRVYKESTEVPASRFKEEILKILAREGFIKGYERVEVDGKPVLRIYLKYGPRRPGLDPRPEQVIKHIRRISRPGRRVYVGVKEIPRVRRGLGIAILSTPKGVLTDREARKLGVGGELICEVW; the protein is encoded by the coding sequence ATGCTGACGGACCCCATTGCCGACATGCTGACCCGGATACGGAACGCCACCCGGGTCTACAAGGAGAGCACCGAGGTGCCCGCCTCCCGCTTCAAGGAGGAGATCCTCAAGATCTTGGCGCGGGAGGGCTTCATCAAGGGGTACGAGCGGGTGGAGGTGGACGGCAAGCCCGTGCTCCGCATCTACCTAAAGTACGGCCCTCGGCGTCCCGGGCTTGACCCCCGCCCTGAACAGGTCATCAAGCACATCCGGCGCATCAGCCGTCCGGGGCGGCGGGTCTACGTAGGGGTGAAGGAGATCCCCCGCGTGCGCCGGGGTCTAGGGATTGCCATCTTGTCCACGCCCAAAGGGGTGCTCACCGACCGGGAGGCCCGGAAGCTGGGCGTGGGCGGCGAACTGATCTGCGAGGTGTGGTGA
- the rplF gene encoding 50S ribosomal protein L6, with protein MSRIGRLPIPLPKGVSVEVAPGLVKVKGPKGELSVAISPEMRVVVEEGVVRVERPSDERRHRSLHGLTRTLIANAVKGVSEGYAKELLIKGIGYRARLVGRAVELSVGYSHPVVVEPPEGITLEVPEPTRIRVVGIDKQRVGQVAADIRAIKKPSAYHEKGIYYAGEPVRLKPGKAGAKK; from the coding sequence ATGTCTAGGATTGGCCGGCTTCCCATTCCCCTGCCCAAGGGGGTTAGCGTGGAGGTGGCCCCGGGCCTGGTCAAGGTCAAGGGCCCCAAGGGCGAGCTTTCCGTGGCCATTTCCCCCGAGATGCGGGTGGTGGTGGAGGAGGGCGTGGTTCGGGTGGAGCGCCCCTCCGACGAGCGGCGCCACCGGAGCTTGCATGGCCTGACCCGCACCCTCATCGCCAACGCGGTGAAGGGGGTGTCCGAGGGGTACGCCAAGGAGCTCCTCATCAAGGGCATCGGTTACCGGGCGCGGCTTGTGGGCCGGGCGGTGGAGCTTTCCGTGGGCTATAGCCACCCCGTGGTGGTGGAGCCCCCGGAGGGGATCACCCTCGAGGTACCCGAACCCACCAGGATCCGGGTGGTGGGCATTGACAAGCAGCGGGTGGGCCAGGTGGCCGCCGACATCCGGGCCATCAAGAAGCCCAGCGCCTACCACGAAAAGGGCATCTACTACGCGGGCGAGCCCGTCCGCCTTAAGCCCGGCAAGGCCGGGGCCAAGAAGTAG
- the rplR gene encoding 50S ribosomal protein L18, translating to MARLTAYERRKFRVRNRIKRTGRLRLSVFRSLKHIYAQIIDDEKGETLVAESSLALKLKGNKTEVARQVGRALAEKALAKGIKQVAFDRGPYKYHGRVKALAEGAREGGLEF from the coding sequence ATGGCACGGCTTACCGCATACGAGCGCCGCAAGTTCCGGGTACGCAACCGCATCAAGCGCACGGGCCGGCTACGCCTTTCCGTCTTCCGCAGCCTCAAGCACATCTACGCCCAGATCATTGACGACGAGAAAGGGGAGACCTTGGTGGCCGAGTCCAGCCTGGCCCTGAAGCTCAAGGGCAACAAGACCGAGGTGGCCCGGCAGGTGGGGCGTGCCTTGGCGGAGAAGGCTTTGGCCAAGGGCATCAAGCAGGTGGCCTTTGACCGGGGCCCCTACAAGTACCACGGCCGGGTGAAGGCCCTGGCCGAGGGGGCCCGGGAGGGCGGTCTGGAGTTCTAG
- the rpsE gene encoding 30S ribosomal protein S5, translating to MPETDFEEKMILVRRTAKTYQGGRRFRFGALVVVGDRQGRVGLGLGKAKEVPLAVQKAGYYARRNMVEVPIQNGTIPHEIEVEYGASKILLKPAAPGTGVIAGAVPRAILELAGITDILTKELGSRNPINIAYATMEALRQLQTKEDVKRLRKGGEE from the coding sequence ATGCCCGAGACCGACTTTGAAGAGAAGATGATCCTGGTGCGGCGCACCGCCAAGACCTACCAGGGCGGCCGCCGCTTCCGCTTCGGCGCCTTGGTGGTGGTGGGTGACCGGCAGGGCCGGGTAGGCCTGGGCCTGGGCAAGGCCAAGGAGGTGCCCTTGGCGGTGCAGAAGGCTGGGTACTACGCCCGCCGCAACATGGTGGAGGTGCCCATCCAAAACGGCACCATTCCCCACGAGATTGAGGTGGAGTACGGGGCTTCCAAGATCCTCTTGAAGCCCGCTGCTCCCGGGACCGGGGTGATTGCCGGGGCGGTGCCACGGGCCATTCTGGAACTGGCGGGCATCACCGACATCCTCACCAAGGAGCTCGGGAGCCGCAACCCCATCAACATCGCCTACGCCACCATGGAAGCCCTTCGGCAACTTCAGACCAAGGAGGACGTGAAGCGCCTCCGGAAGGGCGGGGAGGAGTGA
- the rpmD gene encoding 50S ribosomal protein L30, with amino-acid sequence MGKLKVKLVKSPIGYPKDQKAALKALGLTKLQKEKVLEDTPAIRGNVAKVAHLLRVEVLE; translated from the coding sequence ATGGGCAAGCTCAAGGTCAAGCTGGTGAAAAGCCCCATCGGCTACCCCAAGGACCAGAAGGCGGCCCTGAAGGCCTTGGGGCTTACCAAGTTGCAGAAGGAGAAGGTGTTGGAGGACACCCCGGCCATCCGGGGCAACGTGGCCAAGGTAGCCCACCTTCTCCGGGTGGAGGTGTTGGAATGA
- the rplO gene encoding 50S ribosomal protein L15 gives MKLTDLKPNPGANKKRKRVGRGPGSGHGKTATRGHKGQKSRSGGVKDPRRFEGGRSTTLMRLPKRGMQGQVPGEIKRPKYQGVNLKDLARFEGEVTPELLVQAGLLKKGYRLKVLGEGEAKPLKVVAHAFSKSALEKLKAAGGEAVLLEA, from the coding sequence ATGAAACTCACCGACCTAAAGCCCAATCCCGGGGCCAACAAGAAGCGCAAGCGGGTAGGGCGGGGTCCGGGCTCGGGCCACGGCAAAACCGCTACCCGGGGCCACAAGGGCCAGAAGTCCCGCTCGGGCGGCGTCAAGGACCCCCGCCGTTTTGAGGGCGGCCGCTCCACCACCCTGATGCGCCTGCCCAAGCGGGGCATGCAGGGCCAGGTGCCGGGGGAGATCAAGCGCCCCAAGTACCAGGGGGTGAACCTAAAGGACCTGGCCCGCTTTGAAGGGGAGGTTACCCCCGAACTCCTCGTGCAGGCGGGCCTCTTGAAGAAGGGCTACCGGCTCAAGGTGCTTGGGGAGGGGGAGGCCAAGCCCCTCAAGGTGGTGGCCCACGCCTTCTCCAAAAGCGCCTTAGAAAAACTAAAGGCCGCGGGCGGGGAAGCGGTCCTCTTGGAGGCTTAA
- the secY gene encoding preprotein translocase subunit SecY, with protein sequence MLKAFRSALQIPELRQRILFTLLVLAAYRLGAFIPTPGVDLDKIQEFLRTTQGGVFGIINLFSGGNFERFSIFALGIMPYITAAIVMQLLINVVPALEKLSKEGEEGRRIINQYTRIGGIALGAFQGFFLATAFLGAEGGRFLLPGWSPGPFFWFVVVVTQVAGIALLLWMAERITEYGIGNGTSMIIFAGIVVEWLPQLVRTLGLIRTGEVNLVAFLFFLAFLVLAFAGMVAVQQAERRIPVQYARKVVGRRVYGGQATYIPIKLNAAGVIPIVFAAAILQIPIFLAAPFQDNPVLQAIANFFNPTHLSGLLLEVLLIVLFTYVYTAVQFDPKRIAESLREYGGFIPGIRPGEPTVKFLEHIVSRLTLWGALFLGLVAALPQIIQNLTGVKSIAFSGIGLLIVVGVALDTLRQIESQLMLRNYEGFLSKGRIRGRTR encoded by the coding sequence ATGCTGAAGGCCTTCCGGAGCGCCCTCCAGATCCCCGAGCTTCGCCAGCGCATCCTCTTTACCCTCCTCGTCCTGGCCGCCTACCGCTTGGGGGCCTTCATCCCCACCCCGGGGGTGGACCTGGACAAGATCCAGGAGTTTTTGCGCACCACCCAAGGGGGGGTTTTCGGCATCATCAACCTCTTCTCGGGCGGCAACTTTGAGCGCTTCTCCATCTTCGCCTTGGGCATCATGCCCTATATCACCGCCGCCATCGTCATGCAGCTTCTCATCAACGTGGTGCCGGCGCTGGAGAAGCTCTCCAAGGAGGGGGAGGAGGGCCGCCGCATCATCAACCAGTACACCCGCATCGGCGGCATCGCTCTGGGGGCCTTCCAGGGCTTCTTCTTGGCCACGGCCTTTTTGGGGGCGGAGGGGGGGAGGTTCCTCCTTCCCGGCTGGTCCCCGGGCCCCTTTTTCTGGTTCGTGGTGGTGGTCACCCAGGTGGCGGGCATCGCCCTCCTCCTCTGGATGGCGGAGCGCATCACGGAGTACGGTATCGGAAACGGCACCAGCATGATCATCTTTGCGGGGATCGTGGTGGAGTGGTTGCCCCAACTGGTGCGCACTCTGGGGCTCATCCGCACGGGGGAGGTGAACCTGGTGGCCTTCCTCTTCTTCCTGGCCTTCCTCGTCCTGGCCTTCGCTGGGATGGTGGCGGTGCAGCAGGCGGAGCGCCGCATCCCCGTGCAGTACGCCCGCAAGGTGGTGGGGCGCAGGGTGTATGGAGGCCAGGCCACCTACATCCCCATCAAGCTGAACGCCGCCGGGGTGATCCCCATCGTCTTCGCCGCCGCCATTTTGCAAATCCCCATCTTCCTCGCCGCCCCCTTCCAGGACAACCCCGTGCTCCAGGCCATCGCCAACTTCTTCAACCCCACCCACCTTTCCGGGCTCCTCCTCGAGGTGCTCCTCATCGTCCTCTTCACCTACGTGTACACCGCCGTGCAGTTTGACCCCAAGCGCATCGCCGAAAGCCTCAGGGAGTACGGGGGGTTTATCCCGGGCATCCGTCCGGGGGAGCCCACGGTGAAGTTCCTGGAGCACATTGTCTCCCGCCTCACCCTCTGGGGGGCGCTCTTCCTGGGTCTGGTGGCGGCCCTGCCCCAGATCATCCAAAACCTCACCGGGGTGAAGAGCATCGCCTTCTCGGGGATTGGCCTCTTGATCGTGGTGGGGGTAGCCCTGGATACCCTTAGGCAGATTGAAAGCCAGCTGATGCTCAGGAACTACGAGGGGTTCTTGTCCAAGGGCCGGATCCGCGGCCGGACGCGCTAG